The segment GCATCACAATCCCCAATCGAGCCTTTTCGATGAGGACATCGACGGCGAACTCTTAGGATCATCTCGCGACGATGAAATACAGCAAACCGCAGAAAAGCTCGTCGCCACCATGCCGTTTGACCGAAAAATACAACTTGGTGTCATAATCGCAAAACTCATTTCTGCAACTGGAGTAACATACAGATCGTCAGAACTCGGAAAAAGATTTATAGCTCCATTCGAACATGACGGCGTAATCCAACGAGCTGATCCGCACGCCAATTCGTCCTCCTGGAGCAATAACCGCATCGAATTCATAAGAAGACGCATGGGGAGCTGAACGACACCTTGGAACACATCACAAGAAAAAGCATGCTATACAAAACCGGCGTCGAATACGGCGATTACACCATGAACCACGTTCAGGGATGCAGCCATGGGTGCAGATATCCGTGCTATGCTTTCTTGATGGCGAAACGGTTTGGAAAAGCAAAAACCTACGAACAGTGGTGCGAGCCGAAATTGGTATCGAACACGCTCGAACTGCTTGATAGCGAAATTCCGCGATACAAGGAAAAAATCAATACTGTTCAGCTTTGCTTCACCACGGATCCATTTATGTACGGATACGACGAAATTTGCTCGATGAGCTTGGCTTCCATTGCAAAATTGAATGAGAACGCAATCCCCGTAGTAGCCCTCACCAAAGGAATCCTCCCTCGCGAGCTGTCTGGGTATTCCGCCGAGAACGTCTACGGAATTACGCTCGTATCGCTTTCGGAAGAATACAGAGTAGAAGCCGAACCAGGGGCTTCACCGTATCTTGAACGCATAGCGGCGCTTAAGGCGCTGCATGATGCCGGATGCAAAACATGGGTAAGCATAGAACCCTATCCGACCCCGAACATCATCAAGCAAGAACTCGATACGCTGCTCAATGCCGTTTCCTTTGCCGACCGCATCATATTCGGACGAACCAACTACAATAAAACGGTATCTTCTTTTCCAGAAGCCAAGAGATGGTATACAGACAGAGCGTATGAGGTCATTACCTTCTGCAAAACCCATGGCATCGATTACCATATCAAAAACGGAACGATGCTTGATTGCGCAAGGCCCACCGAAACCGAATCGAATAAAAGGGTTTTATCGCACCGATAAAACCAGCATCCCGTCCCTATGCGCCGCTTGCTGCTCGCGCCGCTTCGCTCGCCGGCTGACCCGCCGCCTTGGCTTCTTCGGCCCGTTCGCGCTCGAGCACGAGCTGCATGGCAGCGATTGCGCACTCGATCTGGCCGTCATCGGGCTCGTTGGTGGTGAGGTACTGCATTTGCATGCCGGGCCAGAGGATCACCTTGACAAGCGGGTTGTCGGGGTGGCTCCCCGCCCACTTCACCGTGATCTCGTAGGAGATACCGGCGATCACGGGCATGAGCAGGATGCGCACGAGGATGACGAGCGCAAGCTTCGGTGCCCCGTCGGGCACGCCCCATGCGTCGATGAGCGCGTTTATGGGCGTCACCGTGTACACGATGATCGCGATCACCATGACCATGATGAGGAACGCCGTGCCGCAGCGCACGTGCAGGCGCGGGAAGCTGCGGGCGTTCTCGGGCGTGAGATCAAGGCCGTGCTCGTAGCAGTGGATGGTCTTATGCTCGGCACCGTGGTAGCCAAACATGCGCTTGATCTCGCCCATGCGCCCGATCAACCAGATGTAGAACACGAACACCGCAACGCGCAGAAGGCCGTCGACGACGTTCCAGAGAAGCGTGTTCTGGTCATACTCGCCCACGATGAGATTCGTGATGAACGCCGGGGCCACGATGAACAGCACGACGCCGAGCACGAGGCCGAGCACCATGGAGAGGGCCATCTCCTTCTTGCCGAACTCGACTTCCTCGTCCATGAACGATTTCTTCTGCTTTTCTTCAGGCTCCGAGAACTCCCCTTCGAGCAAAGCCGCCTCGGCAGCAGCCACTTCCTCGGCGCGCTTCAGGTGCTCGCGCCCCGATTCCTCGATGTGCTCGACCTTGAGCTCGGTTTGCGCTCCGAGCGCGTCGATTACGGTATCGGGGCGTCCGAAATCGTCATTCCACGAGAAGGGCCGCTCTTCGGCGACGCCAGCGGATCCTTCCGAACTCGCACCGTCATCCGAAGCGATCGGATCCGCAGCAGAGCCCGTCTCGCCGCCGTCAACCGCACCCGTAGCAGGCGAAGCGGCCGCTTCCTGTGTCTTTGCCGGTTTACCGTCTTCCTTCTCGCCGGATTCCTCTGCAAACGCATGGAGCGCGGCGATCTCGAGCGCTTTGTAGCCGAGTATGAGCGACTCGACGAGCGCGCGGCACCCGCGCACGAGCGGCCAGTACATCCAGCCGTTCTTCTTTTTCCCGGAGTTGAGGTCGTGCTCCTCGATGTAGATGGAGCCCGACGGCTCGCGTACGGCCACCGACCAGTTGAACTTGCCGCGCATCATGATGCCTTCGATGAGCGCCTGGCCGCCGACATGGGTCTTGAGCGCGCCGTCTTCTTTGAATGCGCGGGATAGATCGCTCTTGTTTTCCGCCATCGCTACTGCCTCGTAATCCGGGAAAAGGGGTTCCCGCAGGTCATTTTACCCTCAGGACACGCCCCCCGAATGCACGGGGCGCCGGCATCCATGAAAATGTAGGGAGCCGTCGGTTTCGCGAGGGCGAGCATCTCGTCGGCCATCGCGCGAATCTCCCATTGCGCGCGGTTGCAGCAGCGCAACTCGAAGAAATGCAGAAGCTCCCGCACGTTCATCGTTATGACGATCTTCGTCTCGGCGGCATTGGGAAGCAGGTAGCGCGCATCCTCTGCGGGCACCCCCGCTTCGAGCAGCTTCGCGTATGCGGTGAGCGCCGCCCCGATAGCCTCGTCGAACACCTCGCTCGTTGCGGGATCGGCTGCAACGCTTTCGGGCTTGATGACCGAAAGGCCGTCGGTGAACTTCACGTAGCGTTGGCTTTGCTGGTTGAAGCTCGCAATGCGATGGCGCACGAGCTGGTGGGTCAGTGCACGGGACACGCCATCGACCGCGAACGTGTAGCTCGCATGTTCGAGCGTGGAGAAATGTCCGCTCTGCATGATGGTGGACAGAACGCTTTTCACCCGTTCTTCGGGCATCGTCTCCATAAGCTCGGAGGCGCCGACTGGCGCATAGCACAGACGCGCCGCCGTGGCGATGGCGCGTTCGGGGTCGGGGGTGTGGTATAAAAGCTCGACTTGCATGGACGTCTTGCACTCCTCGTCGTATGGTTCGGAACGGCTCGCCGGCCGCCCATCCCGATCCAGAGGACGGCTGGGCCGTACGCGGTCGGATCGGAAGAACGTTTGCGGGCGCGGATCGATCCGCGTTTTGTTAGTATAGTACTAGAAGTTAGGATGCTCCGTACGGCGAAAGGATCCCCATGACGCAAAACTTCACACCTCTGCTCTCGGCGACCGATTGGAACGAGGAGTGGAAGCGCCTGCAAATCGCGCGCCGCAAAGCCGATAACGCGGAGTACTGGGACAAGCGCTCCAAAACGTTTTCCACCAAAGACGCGCCGAACGCCTACGTCGAGCGCTTCCTCGAGTTGGCCCGCATCGAGCCGGGCGAAAGCGTGTTCGACAT is part of the Raoultibacter phocaeensis genome and harbors:
- a CDS encoding radical SAM protein, whose amino-acid sequence is MLYKTGVEYGDYTMNHVQGCSHGCRYPCYAFLMAKRFGKAKTYEQWCEPKLVSNTLELLDSEIPRYKEKINTVQLCFTTDPFMYGYDEICSMSLASIAKLNENAIPVVALTKGILPRELSGYSAENVYGITLVSLSEEYRVEAEPGASPYLERIAALKALHDAGCKTWVSIEPYPTPNIIKQELDTLLNAVSFADRIIFGRTNYNKTVSSFPEAKRWYTDRAYEVITFCKTHGIDYHIKNGTMLDCARPTETESNKRVLSHR
- a CDS encoding DUF1385 domain-containing protein; the encoded protein is MAENKSDLSRAFKEDGALKTHVGGQALIEGIMMRGKFNWSVAVREPSGSIYIEEHDLNSGKKKNGWMYWPLVRGCRALVESLILGYKALEIAALHAFAEESGEKEDGKPAKTQEAAASPATGAVDGGETGSAADPIASDDGASSEGSAGVAEERPFSWNDDFGRPDTVIDALGAQTELKVEHIEESGREHLKRAEEVAAAEAALLEGEFSEPEEKQKKSFMDEEVEFGKKEMALSMVLGLVLGVVLFIVAPAFITNLIVGEYDQNTLLWNVVDGLLRVAVFVFYIWLIGRMGEIKRMFGYHGAEHKTIHCYEHGLDLTPENARSFPRLHVRCGTAFLIMVMVIAIIVYTVTPINALIDAWGVPDGAPKLALVILVRILLMPVIAGISYEITVKWAGSHPDNPLVKVILWPGMQMQYLTTNEPDDGQIECAIAAMQLVLERERAEEAKAAGQPASEAARAASGA
- the thyX gene encoding FAD-dependent thymidylate synthase; the encoded protein is MQVELLYHTPDPERAIATAARLCYAPVGASELMETMPEERVKSVLSTIMQSGHFSTLEHASYTFAVDGVSRALTHQLVRHRIASFNQQSQRYVKFTDGLSVIKPESVAADPATSEVFDEAIGAALTAYAKLLEAGVPAEDARYLLPNAAETKIVITMNVRELLHFFELRCCNRAQWEIRAMADEMLALAKPTAPYIFMDAGAPCIRGACPEGKMTCGNPFSRITRQ